From Dreissena polymorpha isolate Duluth1 chromosome 15, UMN_Dpol_1.0, whole genome shotgun sequence, a single genomic window includes:
- the LOC127861200 gene encoding uncharacterized protein LOC127861200, producing MSSENLIRRRIAGLRRYLNYDWEDLGAGHIRATVPSFPYDALDVSGDKISPMSLLKLFDSVSSGYFSTSDADWPTTGADGVVFIPMLYALNVAVDVGPMFYDDRGPKFTLVVDTR from the exons GCGGCGCATCGCAGGGCTACGTCGCTACCTCAACTATGACTGGGAGGACCTAGGCGCGGGTCATATCCGGGCGACTGTGCCCTCGTTCCCTTACGATGCGCTCGATGTTTCAG GTGACAAAATCTCGCCAATGTCGCTCCTGAAGTTGTTCGACTCCGTATCTTCAGGCTACTTTTCGACATCTGACGCAGACTGGCCGACAACGGGAGCCGACGGAGTCGTGTTCATACCGATGTTGTACGCCCTTAACGTCGCCGTCGACGTGGGGCCCATGTTTTACGACGACCGAGGACCAAAGTTCACCTTGGTCGTTGACACTCGATAA